The Camelina sativa cultivar DH55 chromosome 16, Cs, whole genome shotgun sequence sequence AAACCAATGAACCTCCTTTTACACATATCAATCATGGATGGGAGAAACTAGAAGTTTTTAATCTTCTATTTGGCTATACCTTATTTGCGTAAATGGTCCAGTTAGTAAGGAGCTCTGAAAGCATAGCACCAAGCAAGCCAAATAATGCTCCAGAGGCACCAACAGATATACCAGCCCTGTTATAGAGAGAAGATAACAAACTTCCACCAAATCCAGATATCATATAGAGCAATCCAATGCGCACTGTGGAAGAAAGGAACATCAACTCGAAAAACCAATAAGAGCAGTCTTCAGAAACAACCATACACATTTTGACTCATAGATAAAACTCGTAAAAGATTCATCCTTTTATAAGGCTGAGAAAACATAAAGTTGCATACCAAATCCAAATTCTTGCTCAAGCCGGATACCAATGAAGATAAGACTCAACATGTTGGCAAGAACATGAAAAACCCCAGCATGTAGCCATATACAAGTGAACAAGCGCCACACCTGATGTTTATGAACCACCATTGATACATCTAAAGCCCCCATCTTCTCCAATCTAgtataacaaaaacaacacatcATTGTAACACTCTTTTAACTCATCCCCAAACTCTAAAAGATAGATCTAAGAAATGAGTAGCATTGTCACAAAATTGAACCTTTTACAAAACTCAGAACACACGAATCTGAACGACCAAGGTCTAAAAAAATGTGGAATCTTTTCTcggaataaataaaataaaaaaaaaagatgagagctTTAAGGTTACCCACGTCAAAGAAGAAGGACCCAGAAGAGGATTCTCTTTCATAGGCTGAAAAGCAAATCTCCCAAGAAACCTAGCTGAGCAATTAGGCGAGTTCTTAGGACAATTGTTAATAAACATCGAAATGGCGAAAAGGGCAATGTTAGCCACCACGATTGCTGGAACTAGCCATGGAAACCAAAGCTTAAACGGCCTAAACTCTGCGAACGAAGCTCTCAGTTGCTGCCGCCTCTGAGTCCGAGACGTTTCCGCAGACGCGTTATTGTTATTACTACCCATCGCCGCCGCCGCCGGTGGATTCACCACCTTAATCTCCAGACCTTCCCGCCGATCGCGAGCCATTTTACGAAAAAAAGCCCAAAtctaaaagagaaacaaaggatCAAACTTTTatgacattgttgttgttgttgtcttgtaaAGAAGACaaaggtgaagaagagatgaatcAATCGTCTTTCCTCTTTTGAGGCATTTCCTTGTGAAGACGCTAATTAGATTGGAATTTAAGACAATTATCTATAATTTAGGAAACatgtaattaagtttttttgtataatatatagttttttaattttaatttaaatcacaCATGAGTTAAAAGATTCGAATA is a genomic window containing:
- the LOC104749982 gene encoding RHOMBOID-like protein 1, translating into MARDRREGLEIKVVNPPAAAAMGSNNNNASAETSRTQRRQQLRASFAEFRPFKLWFPWLVPAIVVANIALFAISMFINNCPKNSPNCSARFLGRFAFQPMKENPLLGPSSLTLEKMGALDVSMVVHKHQVWRLFTCIWLHAGVFHVLANMLSLIFIGIRLEQEFGFVRIGLLYMISGFGGSLLSSLYNRAGISVGASGALFGLLGAMLSELLTNWTIYANKFAALLTLIFIIAINLAVGILPHVDNFAHLGGFTSGFLLGFVFLIRPQYGYFNQRNNPRGYAPPSAKSKHKPYQYVLWITSLILLIAGYTVGLIVLLQGTDLNKYCSWCHYLSCIPTSLWSCKSQNVYCESSQIGQQMNLTCIANGRTEMYNLSYDNQSRIQQLCSQLCR